Proteins from a genomic interval of Leifsonia shinshuensis:
- a CDS encoding penicillin acylase family protein produces MGDDTPRLRLHHRVLRTLGVALAVLLVLVLLAGGVAVWTVTRSFPQTSGTLTLSGLSAPVTVARDTAGVPQITARTADDLFRAQGYVHAQDRFWEMDFRRHVTSGRLSELFGASQLPTDTFIRTLGWRDVAEQEVKLLDKTSLRYYQDYADGVNAYLAAHSGAQLSLEYAILGIQNPGYHPEKWTPADSIAWLKAMAWDLRSNLEDEIDRALLATKLTPQQVADLHPGYDYSAHPTITALGGGSPTTVTPDAAPAGATPSASAPGDADATAALAAVPTPQYRDRLEQVATSLDALPTLMGPAGDDIGSNSWVVSGAHTATGKPLLANDPHLGVVMPSVWYQVGLHCAVVDAACPFDVAGFSFSGLPGVIIGHNARIAWGFTNLGPDVADLYVEKVSGSSYEYDGKQEPLTIRHETIRVAGGPDVRITVRSTRHGPIITDLSDGYDVIAKDQAGKLGVPAQEFQLSLQWTALTPGPTANAIFAFDAAHDWASFHAAAASFQVPSQNLLYADVDGNIGYQAPGLIPVRAKGDGTVPVPGWTSEYGWVGTIPYEQLPSVLNPPSGYIVTANNAAVGPQFPAMITQDWDAGYRANQIQLRLTKLLDAGHTVTAKDMSAIQADTYDASAATLAPLVVAIGSKADPTSGVAKGAALLRHWDYHDDGDSAAAAYFAVFWKTLLADAFGRKLPASAPPIGGDRWFQVVQSLVKQPDSAWWADSRLGTGDRDDMIAYAANQAWKEAESTLGGDPKGWRWDRLHTLELRNASFGSSGVAPIEWLFNRGPYPLSGGSSVVDATGWDASAGYQVDRAPSMRMVVDLGDVDRSTWINLTGASGHAFDAHYADQAALWAVGETRPWPFSAKAVRAAADQTLTLTP; encoded by the coding sequence GTGGGCGACGACACTCCCCGGCTGAGGCTGCACCACCGCGTGCTGCGCACCCTCGGAGTCGCCCTCGCCGTGCTGCTCGTGCTCGTCCTCCTCGCCGGCGGCGTCGCGGTGTGGACCGTCACGCGGTCGTTCCCGCAGACCTCCGGCACACTGACGCTGAGCGGGCTGAGCGCTCCGGTGACCGTCGCGCGCGATACCGCGGGCGTCCCGCAGATCACCGCGCGCACCGCCGACGACCTGTTCCGCGCCCAGGGCTACGTGCACGCCCAGGACCGGTTCTGGGAGATGGACTTCCGCCGGCACGTCACCTCCGGCCGGCTCTCCGAGCTCTTCGGCGCGAGCCAGCTGCCGACCGACACCTTCATCCGCACGCTCGGCTGGCGCGACGTCGCCGAGCAGGAGGTGAAGCTGCTCGACAAGACGTCGCTGCGCTACTACCAGGACTACGCGGACGGCGTGAACGCCTACCTGGCCGCGCACTCCGGGGCCCAGCTGTCGCTGGAGTACGCGATCCTCGGCATCCAGAACCCCGGCTACCACCCGGAGAAGTGGACCCCGGCCGACTCGATCGCGTGGCTCAAGGCGATGGCCTGGGACCTCCGCTCCAACCTGGAGGACGAGATCGACCGCGCCCTGCTGGCCACCAAGCTCACCCCGCAGCAGGTCGCCGACCTGCACCCCGGCTACGACTACAGCGCGCACCCCACGATCACCGCGCTGGGCGGCGGCTCCCCCACCACGGTGACCCCGGACGCCGCCCCGGCCGGCGCGACGCCGTCGGCCTCCGCGCCCGGAGACGCCGACGCCACGGCCGCGCTCGCCGCCGTGCCCACCCCGCAGTACCGGGACCGGCTGGAGCAGGTGGCCACGAGCCTCGACGCCCTGCCGACCCTGATGGGCCCGGCAGGAGACGACATCGGCTCGAACTCGTGGGTGGTCTCCGGGGCCCACACCGCGACCGGCAAGCCGCTGCTCGCCAACGACCCGCACCTCGGAGTGGTGATGCCCTCGGTCTGGTACCAGGTCGGTCTGCACTGCGCGGTCGTCGACGCGGCGTGCCCGTTCGACGTCGCCGGGTTCAGCTTCTCCGGCCTCCCCGGCGTCATCATCGGCCACAACGCCCGCATCGCCTGGGGGTTCACCAACCTCGGGCCGGACGTGGCCGACCTCTACGTCGAGAAGGTCAGCGGGAGCAGCTACGAGTACGACGGAAAGCAGGAGCCGCTGACGATCCGGCACGAGACCATCCGGGTCGCGGGCGGCCCGGACGTGCGGATCACCGTCCGGTCGACCCGGCACGGGCCGATCATCACCGACCTCAGCGACGGCTACGACGTGATCGCGAAGGACCAGGCCGGCAAGCTCGGCGTCCCCGCACAGGAGTTCCAGCTCTCGCTGCAGTGGACGGCGCTCACTCCCGGGCCCACCGCGAACGCGATCTTCGCCTTCGACGCCGCCCACGACTGGGCGAGCTTCCACGCGGCCGCGGCCTCCTTCCAGGTGCCGTCGCAGAACCTGCTCTACGCGGACGTGGACGGCAACATCGGCTACCAGGCGCCCGGGCTGATCCCGGTCCGCGCGAAGGGCGACGGGACGGTCCCGGTACCGGGCTGGACCAGCGAGTACGGCTGGGTGGGGACGATCCCCTACGAGCAGCTGCCGAGCGTCCTCAACCCGCCGAGCGGCTACATCGTCACGGCCAACAACGCCGCGGTCGGACCGCAGTTCCCCGCGATGATCACGCAGGACTGGGACGCCGGGTACCGCGCGAACCAGATCCAGCTCCGGCTGACGAAGCTGCTCGACGCGGGACACACGGTCACGGCGAAGGACATGTCCGCCATCCAGGCGGACACCTACGATGCGAGCGCGGCCACGCTCGCTCCCCTCGTCGTCGCCATCGGCTCGAAGGCGGACCCGACCTCCGGCGTCGCCAAGGGCGCGGCGCTGCTGCGGCACTGGGACTACCACGACGACGGCGACAGCGCCGCCGCGGCCTACTTCGCGGTGTTCTGGAAGACCCTGCTGGCGGACGCGTTCGGCCGCAAGCTCCCCGCGTCGGCGCCGCCGATCGGCGGCGACCGCTGGTTCCAGGTCGTGCAGTCGCTGGTGAAGCAGCCCGACTCGGCCTGGTGGGCGGACAGCCGCCTCGGCACGGGCGACCGCGACGACATGATCGCCTACGCGGCGAACCAGGCCTGGAAGGAGGCCGAGAGCACCCTCGGCGGCGACCCGAAAGGCTGGCGCTGGGACCGCCTGCACACCCTGGAGCTCAGGAACGCGTCCTTCGGCTCGTCCGGCGTCGCCCCGATCGAGTGGCTCTTCAACCGCGGGCCGTACCCGCTCAGCGGAGGTTCGAGCGTGGTGGACGCGACCGGCTGGGACGCGTCGGCCGGCTATCAGGTCGACCGCGCGCCGTCGATGCGGATGGTCGTCGACCTCGGCGACGTCGACCGCAGCACCTGGATCAACCTCACGGGAGCCTCCGGGCACGCCTTCGACGCGCACTACGCCGATCAGGCCGCGCTCTGGGCGGTCGGCGAGACCCGGCCGTGGCCGTTCTCAGCGAAGGCGGTCCGCGCGGCGGCGGATCAGACCCTCACCCTCACGCCCTGA
- a CDS encoding TetR/AcrR family transcriptional regulator: MTETAPADPLARPTQRSQAKADRRAALLAAAAGLFAERGFNGVSIEDLGAAAGVSGPAVYRHFASKQAVLAALLVGVSENLLDGGNAVEEEAADPAGALRGLIAFHVDFALAEADTIRVQDRDLDALAPDERRAVRTLQRRYIELWMRVLGELHPSLAADELRVRVQATFGLINSTPHSARGGAAHSTDASVRPVLERMAWAALTSR, from the coding sequence ATGACCGAGACCGCACCGGCCGACCCGCTCGCCCGCCCGACGCAGCGCAGTCAGGCCAAGGCCGACCGGCGCGCCGCACTGCTCGCGGCCGCGGCGGGCCTGTTCGCCGAGCGCGGCTTCAATGGCGTCTCGATCGAAGACCTGGGCGCCGCCGCCGGCGTCAGCGGTCCCGCGGTGTACCGGCACTTCGCGTCCAAGCAGGCCGTGCTGGCCGCGCTCCTGGTCGGCGTCAGCGAGAACCTCCTCGACGGCGGCAATGCGGTGGAGGAGGAGGCGGCCGACCCCGCGGGCGCCCTGCGCGGCCTGATCGCCTTCCACGTCGACTTCGCGCTCGCCGAGGCCGACACCATCCGGGTCCAGGACCGGGACCTCGACGCCCTCGCCCCGGACGAGCGCCGGGCCGTCCGCACCCTGCAGCGCCGCTACATCGAGCTGTGGATGCGCGTGCTCGGCGAGCTGCACCCGTCGCTCGCCGCGGACGAGCTCCGCGTGCGCGTGCAGGCCACCTTCGGCCTCATCAACTCCACGCCGCACTCCGCCCGCGGCGGCGCCGCGCACAGCACGGACGCCAGCGTGCGCCCGGTGCTCGAGCGGATGGCCTGGGCGGCGCTGACCTCGCGCTGA
- a CDS encoding carboxyl transferase domain-containing protein produces MPDRNASAGTTEPAGNDAAQRALVADLRERLAVAAAGGPERARERHVARGKLLPRDRIDALLDEGSPFLEIAPLAATGMYGDESPAAGLIAGIGLVEGRHVMIVCNDATVKGGTYYPMTVKKHLRAQEIALENRLPCVYLVDSGGAFLPMQDEVFPDRDHFGRIFYNQSRLSAAKIPQIAAVLGSCTAGGAYVPAMSDETVIVRNQGTIFLGGPPLVKAAIGEIVTAEELGGGDLHARTSGVVDHLAEDDEHALGIVREIVATLPRPAAPAWEVLATRAAIADQEELYGVVPVDVQAPYDVHEVIIRLVDAGEFSEFKPEYGTTLVTGFAHLHGHPIGIVANNGVLFSESALKGAHFIELCDQRGIPLVFLQNISGFMVGRDYEAGGIAKNGAKMVTAVATTRVPKLTVVIGGSFGAGNYSMCGRAYSPRFLWMWPASRISVMGGQQAASVLATVKRDQLDARGEEWSAEDEAAFRAPIAAQYEDQGNPYYSTARLWDDGVIDPADTRTVLGLALDVCSRAPLPDTAFGLFRM; encoded by the coding sequence ATGCCCGACCGGAACGCGAGCGCCGGCACGACCGAGCCGGCGGGGAACGACGCCGCCCAGCGCGCCCTGGTGGCCGACCTCCGCGAACGCCTCGCGGTCGCCGCGGCCGGCGGTCCGGAGCGCGCCCGCGAGCGCCACGTCGCCCGCGGCAAGCTGCTGCCGCGCGACCGCATCGACGCACTGCTGGACGAGGGCAGCCCGTTCCTGGAGATCGCCCCGCTGGCCGCGACCGGGATGTACGGCGACGAGAGCCCGGCGGCCGGGCTGATCGCCGGCATCGGCCTGGTCGAGGGCCGCCACGTGATGATCGTCTGCAACGACGCGACGGTGAAGGGCGGCACCTACTACCCGATGACCGTCAAGAAGCACCTCCGGGCGCAGGAGATCGCACTGGAGAACCGCCTCCCCTGCGTCTACCTGGTCGACTCCGGCGGCGCCTTCCTGCCGATGCAGGACGAGGTGTTCCCCGACCGCGACCACTTCGGCCGCATCTTCTACAACCAGTCCCGGCTCTCCGCCGCCAAGATCCCGCAGATCGCCGCGGTGCTCGGCTCCTGCACAGCCGGGGGCGCCTACGTCCCGGCCATGAGCGACGAGACGGTCATCGTCCGCAACCAGGGCACCATCTTCCTCGGCGGACCGCCGCTGGTGAAGGCCGCGATCGGCGAGATCGTCACCGCCGAGGAGCTCGGCGGCGGCGACCTCCACGCCCGCACCTCCGGCGTGGTCGACCACCTGGCGGAGGACGACGAGCACGCGCTCGGGATCGTCCGGGAGATCGTCGCGACCCTCCCGCGGCCCGCCGCTCCGGCTTGGGAGGTGCTGGCCACCCGCGCCGCGATCGCCGACCAGGAGGAGCTCTACGGCGTCGTCCCGGTCGACGTGCAGGCGCCGTACGACGTGCACGAGGTCATCATCCGACTGGTGGACGCCGGGGAGTTCAGCGAGTTCAAGCCGGAGTACGGCACCACGCTGGTGACCGGCTTCGCGCACCTCCACGGCCACCCGATCGGGATCGTCGCCAACAACGGCGTGCTGTTCAGCGAGTCGGCGCTCAAGGGCGCGCACTTCATCGAGCTCTGCGACCAGCGCGGCATCCCGCTGGTGTTCCTGCAGAACATCTCCGGCTTCATGGTCGGCCGCGACTACGAGGCCGGCGGCATCGCCAAGAACGGCGCCAAGATGGTCACCGCGGTCGCCACCACCCGGGTGCCGAAGCTCACGGTCGTGATCGGCGGCTCCTTCGGCGCGGGCAACTACTCGATGTGCGGCCGGGCCTACTCGCCGCGGTTCCTCTGGATGTGGCCGGCCTCCCGAATCTCGGTGATGGGCGGCCAGCAGGCGGCCAGCGTGCTCGCCACCGTCAAGCGCGACCAGCTGGACGCGCGCGGCGAGGAGTGGAGCGCGGAGGACGAGGCCGCCTTCCGAGCGCCGATCGCCGCGCAGTACGAGGACCAGGGCAACCCGTATTACTCGACCGCCCGGCTCTGGGACGACGGCGTGATCGACCCCGCCGACACCCGCACGGTGCTGGGGCTGGCGCTCGACGTCTGCTCCCGCGCGCCGCTGCCCGACACGGCCTTCGGCCTCTTCCGGATGTGA
- the fdxA gene encoding ferredoxin, translating to MTYVIALPCVDVKDRACIDECPVDCIYEGERSLYIHPDECVDCGACEPVCPVEAIYYEDDLPEEWADYYKANVEFFDDVGSPGGAAKVGVIAKDHPIIAALPPQAH from the coding sequence GTGACCTATGTCATCGCCCTCCCGTGCGTCGATGTGAAAGACCGCGCCTGCATCGACGAATGCCCCGTCGACTGCATCTACGAGGGCGAGCGATCGCTGTACATACACCCCGACGAATGCGTCGACTGCGGCGCCTGCGAGCCGGTCTGCCCGGTCGAGGCGATCTACTACGAGGACGACCTCCCCGAGGAGTGGGCCGACTACTACAAGGCCAACGTCGAGTTCTTCGACGACGTCGGCTCGCCCGGCGGCGCGGCCAAGGTGGGCGTGATCGCCAAGGACCACCCGATCATCGCCGCCCTGCCTCCGCAGGCCCACTGA
- the dapC gene encoding succinyldiaminopimelate transaminase — MALGELPDYPWDLMAPYAARARAAVPFGDGSGIVDLSIGSPVDPTPALIRDALAEATDAHAYPQTVGTPALREAIAAWFARRRGVTGLAPEEVLPTIGSKELVAFLPFFLGLGEGDAVVHPRAAYPTYAIGAAFAGAEAVASDDPAQWPENTRLVWLNSPGNPDGRVLSVEDLRAAVARARELGAVVAGDECYAELGWDAPWDAAPTPSVLDPRVVGDDRSGVLAVYSLSKQSNLAGYRAAFIAGDRGLIARLTTVRKHAGLMLPSPLQAAMVVALGDDAHVADQRERYRARRALLKPALEAAGFRIDRSEAGLYLWATEGRDAWESIGRLADLGILAGPGVFYGDHYPEHVRLSLTATDERIAAAASRLRSFGDTLAAFGDTL, encoded by the coding sequence ATGGCGCTCGGAGAGCTGCCCGACTACCCCTGGGATCTCATGGCGCCGTACGCGGCGCGCGCCCGCGCTGCCGTGCCGTTCGGCGACGGCTCCGGGATCGTCGACCTCTCGATCGGCTCGCCCGTCGACCCGACCCCTGCGCTGATCCGCGACGCGCTCGCCGAGGCGACCGACGCGCACGCGTACCCGCAGACCGTCGGCACGCCCGCCCTGCGCGAGGCGATCGCCGCCTGGTTCGCCCGCCGGCGCGGCGTCACGGGGCTCGCCCCGGAGGAGGTGCTTCCGACGATCGGCTCCAAGGAGCTCGTCGCCTTCCTGCCGTTCTTCCTCGGGCTGGGCGAGGGCGACGCCGTCGTGCACCCGCGCGCGGCGTACCCGACCTACGCGATCGGCGCGGCGTTCGCGGGCGCCGAGGCGGTCGCGAGCGACGACCCCGCGCAGTGGCCGGAGAACACCCGCCTGGTCTGGCTGAACAGCCCGGGCAATCCCGACGGCCGGGTGCTGTCCGTGGAGGACCTGCGGGCCGCCGTCGCCCGGGCCAGGGAGCTGGGCGCGGTCGTGGCGGGCGACGAGTGCTACGCCGAGCTCGGCTGGGACGCGCCGTGGGACGCCGCCCCCACCCCCAGCGTGCTGGACCCGCGCGTGGTCGGCGACGACCGCAGCGGCGTGCTCGCCGTGTACTCGCTGAGCAAGCAGTCGAACCTCGCCGGCTACCGGGCCGCGTTCATCGCGGGCGACCGCGGGCTGATCGCACGTCTCACCACGGTGCGCAAGCACGCCGGGCTGATGCTGCCGTCGCCGCTGCAGGCCGCGATGGTCGTCGCGCTCGGCGACGACGCGCACGTGGCCGACCAGCGGGAGCGCTACCGGGCCCGGCGCGCGCTGCTGAAGCCCGCGCTGGAGGCCGCAGGCTTCCGCATCGACCGCAGCGAGGCGGGCCTCTACCTGTGGGCGACCGAGGGACGCGACGCCTGGGAGAGCATCGGCCGGCTCGCCGACCTCGGCATCCTGGCCGGACCCGGCGTCTTCTACGGCGACCACTACCCGGAGCACGTGCGCCTGTCGCTGACCGCCACCGACGAGCGGATCGCCGCCGCGGCATCCCGGCTGCGGTCCTTTGGAGACACCCTCGCTGCGTTTGGAGACACCCTCTAA
- the efeO gene encoding iron uptake system protein EfeO: protein MPRPRHLGPIAGSLAGAAAVALALTGCVPNKAVAEAEAVQVTLTDTSCTVKTATAPAGPITFQITNTGSDVNEFEVLAPDKLRIAGEKENIGPGTTVNYVVQLAEGSYYTACKKGMVGSPTSLAPFTVTKGAADEKSPSESKQVAQAVANYVSYVKDQAGQLLTATQTFAAAYKAGDDAAARAQYPATRTYYERIEPTAEQFGDIDPALDLREADLEQGQNWTGWHRIEKDLWAPAGFTPSDPAGRAVLADQLVADTQKLYDLVHAKDFTLTLDQISNGAAGLMEEVSRTKISGEEEVFSHTDLWDFQANVEGADVAYGNVRAVLLEKGATGKATAKKLDSEFATIDKLLAQYRSGDGFVSYTELSTAQVKELSDSVNALSEPLSQLTSILVK, encoded by the coding sequence ATGCCCCGACCCCGTCACCTCGGTCCGATCGCCGGCTCCCTGGCCGGCGCCGCCGCCGTCGCCCTCGCCCTCACCGGCTGCGTCCCCAACAAGGCGGTCGCCGAGGCGGAGGCCGTCCAGGTGACGCTCACCGACACCTCCTGCACCGTGAAGACCGCGACCGCGCCCGCCGGGCCGATCACCTTCCAGATCACCAACACCGGCAGCGACGTCAACGAGTTCGAGGTGCTCGCCCCGGACAAGCTCCGCATCGCCGGCGAGAAGGAGAACATTGGCCCGGGCACGACCGTCAACTACGTGGTCCAGCTGGCCGAGGGCAGCTACTACACCGCCTGCAAGAAGGGCATGGTCGGCAGCCCGACCTCGCTCGCGCCGTTCACCGTGACCAAAGGCGCGGCCGACGAGAAGTCGCCGAGCGAGAGCAAGCAGGTCGCTCAGGCCGTCGCCAACTACGTCAGCTACGTCAAGGACCAGGCGGGCCAGCTGCTCACGGCGACGCAGACCTTCGCCGCGGCCTACAAGGCCGGGGACGACGCGGCGGCGCGCGCGCAGTACCCCGCGACGCGCACCTACTACGAGCGCATCGAGCCGACGGCCGAGCAGTTCGGCGACATCGACCCGGCCCTCGACCTCCGCGAGGCCGACCTCGAGCAGGGCCAGAACTGGACCGGCTGGCATCGCATCGAGAAGGACCTGTGGGCTCCGGCCGGCTTCACGCCCTCCGACCCCGCCGGCCGCGCGGTGCTCGCCGACCAGCTGGTCGCCGACACCCAGAAGCTGTACGACCTCGTGCACGCGAAGGACTTCACCCTGACCCTCGACCAGATCTCCAACGGCGCCGCGGGGCTCATGGAGGAGGTCTCGCGCACCAAGATCTCCGGCGAGGAGGAGGTCTTCTCGCACACCGACCTGTGGGACTTCCAGGCCAACGTGGAGGGCGCCGACGTCGCCTACGGCAACGTGCGCGCCGTGCTGCTCGAGAAGGGCGCGACCGGGAAGGCCACCGCGAAGAAGCTCGACAGCGAGTTCGCGACCATCGACAAGCTCCTGGCGCAGTACCGCTCCGGCGACGGCTTCGTGAGCTACACCGAGCTCTCCACGGCGCAGGTCAAGGAGCTCTCCGACTCGGTCAACGCCCTGAGCGAGCCGCTCAGCCAGCTCACCTCGATCCTGGTCAAGTAG
- a CDS encoding citrate synthase, translating into MRYPGGVAEFPILPSTQGASSIDLSSLTRQTGLTSLDYGFVNTAATRSAITYIDGDAGILRYRGYPIEQVAENSTFLEVAWLLIHGELPTPAELADFDDRIRRHTLLHEDLRSFFSALPHDAHPMSVLSSAVSALSTFYQDSLSVSDPEQVELSTVRLLAKLPVIAAYAHKKSIGQAFLYPDNSLSFVDNFLRLNFGTLAEPYEVNPVLSRALERLLILHEDHEQNASTSTVRLVGSTQANLFASVSAGINALYGPLHGGANEAVLQMLANIRDSGESVQKFVERVKNKESGVKLMGFGHRVYKNFDPRAKLVKQSADEVLAALGVHDPLLDIAKELEEVALADQYFVDRRLYPNVDFYTGVIYKAMGFPTRMFTVLFAIGRLPGWIAHWREMTQDPSTKIGRPQQLYVGDVERNWPTGR; encoded by the coding sequence CTGCGCTACCCGGGTGGCGTCGCGGAGTTCCCGATCCTGCCGAGCACGCAGGGCGCGTCGAGCATCGACCTCTCCAGCCTGACCCGCCAGACCGGGCTGACCAGCCTGGACTACGGCTTCGTCAACACGGCCGCCACGCGCTCGGCCATCACCTACATCGACGGCGACGCGGGCATCCTGCGCTACCGCGGCTACCCGATCGAGCAGGTGGCCGAGAACTCGACCTTCCTCGAAGTCGCCTGGCTGCTCATCCACGGCGAGCTGCCGACCCCGGCCGAGCTGGCCGACTTCGACGACCGCATCCGCCGCCACACGCTCCTGCACGAGGACCTGCGCAGCTTCTTCAGCGCCCTCCCGCACGACGCGCACCCGATGTCGGTGCTCTCCAGCGCCGTGTCGGCCCTCTCGACCTTCTACCAGGACTCGCTCAGTGTCAGCGACCCGGAGCAGGTGGAGCTCTCGACCGTCCGCCTCCTCGCCAAGCTCCCCGTGATCGCGGCCTACGCGCACAAGAAGAGCATCGGCCAGGCGTTCCTCTACCCGGACAACTCGCTGAGCTTCGTGGACAACTTCCTGCGGCTCAACTTCGGCACCCTCGCCGAGCCGTACGAGGTGAACCCGGTGCTGTCCCGCGCGCTGGAGCGCCTCCTCATCCTCCACGAGGACCACGAGCAGAACGCGTCCACCTCGACGGTCCGCCTCGTCGGCTCGACCCAGGCGAACCTGTTCGCCTCCGTGTCGGCCGGCATCAACGCGCTCTACGGACCGCTGCACGGCGGCGCGAACGAGGCCGTCCTGCAGATGCTCGCGAACATCCGCGACTCGGGCGAGAGCGTCCAGAAGTTCGTCGAGCGGGTCAAGAACAAGGAGTCCGGCGTCAAGCTGATGGGCTTCGGGCACCGCGTCTACAAGAACTTCGACCCGCGCGCCAAGCTCGTCAAGCAGTCCGCCGACGAGGTGCTCGCCGCCCTCGGCGTGCACGACCCGCTGCTCGACATCGCGAAGGAGCTCGAGGAGGTCGCGCTCGCCGACCAGTACTTCGTCGACCGCCGCCTCTACCCGAACGTCGACTTCTACACCGGGGTGATCTACAAGGCGATGGGCTTCCCGACCCGGATGTTCACCGTGCTGTTCGCGATCGGCCGCCTCCCCGGCTGGATCGCGCACTGGCGCGAGATGACCCAGGACCCGAGCACCAAGATCGGCCGTCCGCAGCAGCTCTACGTCGGGGACGTCGAGCGCAACTGGCCGACCGGCCGCTGA
- the efeU gene encoding iron uptake transporter permease EfeU, whose translation MLANYLIGLREGLEMALIVTILVAYVVKVGRRDVLSKLWVGVGIALIVPLGIGALLTWGPYGLSFEAQEIVGGTLSLIAVGFVTWMIFWMGRTARSMKSTLQNRLDSVLVGAGWGVVILAMLSVGREGIETALFVWATVASIGGGWEPVIGAVLGLVTAAVLGFLLYRGMLKINLGSFFTWTGAFLILVAGGVLAYGIGDLQDAGVLPGSGVHAYDISGFIPASSWYGTALAGILNFNPSPTWLQVVGWIGYIAVVTFFYVRQHRAAHARPAAGPAPKPSEAAPSTASHTAVHS comes from the coding sequence GTGCTCGCGAACTACCTGATCGGCCTCCGCGAAGGCCTCGAAATGGCGCTCATCGTCACCATCCTCGTCGCCTACGTGGTCAAGGTCGGACGGCGGGACGTCCTCTCGAAGCTCTGGGTGGGCGTCGGCATCGCGCTGATCGTGCCGCTCGGGATCGGGGCGCTGCTCACCTGGGGCCCCTACGGCCTCAGCTTCGAGGCGCAGGAGATCGTCGGCGGCACACTCTCGCTCATCGCGGTCGGCTTCGTCACCTGGATGATCTTCTGGATGGGCAGGACCGCCCGCAGCATGAAGTCCACCCTCCAGAACCGGCTCGACTCCGTGCTCGTCGGCGCCGGCTGGGGCGTCGTGATCCTCGCCATGCTGAGCGTGGGCCGCGAGGGCATCGAGACCGCGCTCTTCGTCTGGGCCACCGTCGCCAGCATCGGCGGCGGCTGGGAGCCGGTCATCGGCGCCGTCCTGGGCCTGGTCACGGCGGCGGTCCTCGGCTTCCTGCTCTACCGCGGCATGCTTAAGATCAACCTCGGGTCGTTCTTCACCTGGACCGGCGCGTTCCTCATCCTGGTCGCGGGTGGCGTGCTCGCCTACGGCATCGGCGACCTGCAGGACGCCGGTGTCCTGCCGGGCTCCGGCGTGCACGCCTACGACATCAGCGGGTTCATCCCGGCGTCGAGCTGGTACGGCACCGCCCTCGCAGGGATCCTCAACTTCAACCCGTCGCCCACCTGGCTGCAGGTCGTGGGCTGGATCGGCTACATCGCGGTCGTGACGTTCTTCTACGTCCGCCAGCACCGCGCCGCGCACGCCCGCCCGGCGGCCGGTCCCGCGCCGAAGCCGTCCGAGGCGGCGCCGTCCACCGCGTCGCACACCGCCGTCCACTCCTGA